A DNA window from Caretta caretta isolate rCarCar2 chromosome 7, rCarCar1.hap1, whole genome shotgun sequence contains the following coding sequences:
- the MRPL43 gene encoding large ribosomal subunit protein mL43, with the protein MTARGTASRYLGSVLRNGLGRYVCQLQRLSLAFSPGGQTSRGARGYIEEKVLDFAKQNPGVVVYVTPQKCRSPTVVAEYLNGAVREEIIADKTVAEITQLVQKLANQSGLEIIRIRKPFHTDNPSIQGQWNPFTNKPSTLPGQSLRRLEQQPNKV; encoded by the exons ATGACCGCGCGCGGGACTGCGAGCCGCTACCTGGGCAGCGTCCTGCGCAACGGGCTGGGCCGCTACGTGTGTCAGCTGCAGCGCCTCAGCCTGGCCTTCAGCCCCGGCGGGCAGACCTCGCGCGGGGCCAG AGGCTACATAGAAGAGAAGGTGTTGGACTTTGCCAAGCAGAACCCTGGTGTGGTGGTGTATGTGACCCCACAGaaatgcagaagtcccacagtggTCGCAGAATATT tGAACGGAGCAGTGAGGGAAGAGATCATCGCTGACAAGACAGTGGCTGAGATAACGCAGCTGGTCCAGAAGCTGGCCAACCAGTCGGGGCTGGAGATCATTCGCATCCGCAAGCCCTTCCACACAGACAACCCCAGCATCCAGGGCCAGTGGAACCCATTCACCAACAAGCCGAGCACCCTCCCAGGGCAGAGCCTGCGCAGACTGGAGCAGCAGCCTAATAAAGTGTGA
- the TWNK gene encoding twinkle mtDNA helicase isoform X1: protein MMGVPPSRAPLRLLSVLAGWASGRGAPRSLGALAGPPQRHYKKETLPASEGPIPPVTITEIRQYLRAQGISFHDGYSCLHVPSLFVEGPGEQQQPPTGSARYSLFIDKTTGSFVCTATLAEGTWQDFQASVELKHKGVPHAGLEQLDWVDQTGEDARHIWDRALPLWELLDEEETRTAKAMFGISKVSDATLKRFGVRYLRAARTLVFPWFSPRGTGLKGLKLLGAECQGDTVRYVENTLPRPSAYHNLFGLPLIGRRDTEVVLTGRELDTLALYQATGLPSLSLPRGATCLPPALLPYLEQFKRITLWLGEDFRSWEAAKLFARKLNPKRCSLVRPGDQQPRPLEAFTRGMNLSKILRSALPAGHKSIISFRQLRDEVFGELSNVEQVAGVRWARFPELNKLLKGHRKGELTIFTGPTGSGKTTFISEYALDLCMQGVNTLWGSFEINNVRLAKIMLTQFAVRRLEEQLDQFDEWADKFEDLPLYFMTFHGHQSIKTVIETMLHAVYMYDISHVVIDNLQFMMGQEQLTVDRLAVQDYIVGAFRKFATDNSCHVSLVIHPRKEDEERELQTASIFGSAKASQEADNVLILQDRKLVTGPGKRYLQVSKNRFDGDVGVFPLEFSKASLTFSTPIKGKTRLKKVKDDSGAPPKQAPAGGSGASKKQ, encoded by the exons ATGATGGGGGTGcccccctccagagccccccTGCGCCTGCTTTCTGTGCTCGCCGGCTGGGCGAGTGGCCGGGGAGCCCCGCGGAGCCTGGGGGCCCTCGCTGGCCCCCCCCAGCGGCACTACAAGAAGGAGACACTCCCTGCCTCCGAGGGCCCCATCCCGCCCGTGACCATCACCGAGATCCGCCAGTACCTGCGAGCCCAGGGCATCTCCTTCCACGACGGCTACAGCTGCCTGCATGTGCCCAGCCTCTTCGTGGAGGGGccgggagagcagcagcagccccccactGGCAGCGCCCGCTACAGCCTCTTCATCGACAAGACCACGGGCAGCTTCGTGTGCACGGCCACCCTGGCCGAGGGCACTTGGCAGGACTTCCAGGCTAGCGTGGAGCTGAAGCACAAAGGAGTCCCTCATGCTGGCCTGGAGCAGCTTGACTGGGTGGACCAGACTGGGGAGGATGCCCGCCATATCTGGGACCGGGCCCTGCCgctctgggagctgctggatgagGAGGAGACTCGGACGGCCAAGGCCATGTTCGGCATCTCCAAGGTGTCGGACGCCACCCTAAAACGCTTCGGGGTGCGCTACCTGAGGGCTGCTCGCACCCTAGTCTTCCCCTGGTTCAGCCCCCGTGGCACCGGCCTGAAGGGCCTGAAGCTGCTGGGGGCCGAGTGCCAGGGGGACACGGTACGTTACGTGGAGAACACTCTGCCGCGGCCGAGTGCCTATCACAACCTCTTCGGGCTGCCCCTGATCGGCCGCAGAGACACAGAGGTGGTGCTGACAGGCCGGGAGCTGGACACCCTGGCACTGTACCAGGCTACTGGCTTGCCCAGCTTGTCCTTACCCCGGGGGGCTACCTGCCTGCCTCCAGCCCTGCTTCCCTACCTAGAGCAGTTCAAGCGCATCACCCTGTGGCTGGGCGAAGACTTCCGCTCCTGGGAGGCTGCCAAGCTCTTCGCCCGCAAACTGAACCCCAAGCGCTGCTCCCTGGTGCGACCCGGTGACCAGCAGCCCCGGCCCCTGGAGGCTTTCACCCGCGGCATGAACCTCTCCAAGATCCTCCGTTCCGCCCTGCCTGCCGGTCACAAGTCAATCATCTCCTTCCGCCAGCTGCGGGACGAGGTCTTTGGGGAGCTGTCCAACGTGGAGCAGGTGGCCGGGGTCAGGTGGGCCCGCTTCCCTGAGCTGAACAAACTCCTCAAAGGCCACCGCAAAGGGGAGCTCACCATCTTCACAG GCCCGACGGGCAGTGGGAAAACTACCTTTATCAGCGAGTATGCCCTGGACCTCTGCATGCAGGGGGTGAACACCCTGTGGGGAAGTTTTGAGATTAACAACGTGCGCCTGGCCAAGATCATGCTGACCCAGTTTGCGGTCAGGCGGCTGGAGGAGCAACTGGACCAGTTCGACGAGTGGGCAGACAAGTTTGAGGACCTGCCACTCTACTTCATGACCTTCCATGGGCACCAAAGCATCAA gaCGGTGATAGAGACCATGCTGCACGCAGTGTACATGTATGATATCAGCCACGTGGTCATTGACAATCTCCAGTTCATgatggggcaggagcagctcaCTGTGGACAG GCTTGCGGTCCAAGACTACATCGTGGGTGCCTTCCGGAAGTTTGCCACGGACAACAGTTGTCACGTGAGCCTGGTCATCCACCCTCGGAAGGAGGACGAAGAGCGAGAGCTTCAGACGGCCTCTATATTTGGGTCTGCGAAG GCCAGCCAGGAGGCCGATAACGTGCTGATCCTCCAGGACAGGAAGCTGGTGACGGGGCCAGGGAAGCGATACCTACAGGTGTCAAAGAACCGCTTTGATGGGGACGTGGGGGTCTTCCCCCTGGAGTTCAGCAAAGCGTCCCTCACCTTCTCCACCCCTATCAAGGGGAAGACCCGGCTGAAGAAGGTGAAAGATGACAGTGGAGCGCCGCCCAAGCAGGCTCCGGCTGGAGGCAGCGGGGCCTCTAAGAAGCAGTGA
- the TWNK gene encoding twinkle mtDNA helicase isoform X2 translates to MMGVPPSRAPLRLLSVLAGWASGRGAPRSLGALAGPPQRHYKKETLPASEGPIPPVTITEIRQYLRAQGISFHDGYSCLHVPSLFVEGPGEQQQPPTGSARYSLFIDKTTGSFVCTATLAEGTWQDFQASVELKHKGVPHAGLEQLDWVDQTGEDARHIWDRALPLWELLDEEETRTAKAMFGISKVSDATLKRFGVRYLRAARTLVFPWFSPRGTGLKGLKLLGAECQGDTVRYVENTLPRPSAYHNLFGLPLIGRRDTEVVLTGRELDTLALYQATGLPSLSLPRGATCLPPALLPYLEQFKRITLWLGEDFRSWEAAKLFARKLNPKRCSLVRPGDQQPRPLEAFTRGMNLSKILRSALPAGHKSIISFRQLRDEVFGELSNVEQVAGVRWARFPELNKLLKGHRKGELTIFTGPTGSGKTTFISEYALDLCMQGVNTLWGSFEINNVRLAKIMLTQFAVRRLEEQLDQFDEWADKFEDLPLYFMTFHGHQSIKLAVQDYIVGAFRKFATDNSCHVSLVIHPRKEDEERELQTASIFGSAKASQEADNVLILQDRKLVTGPGKRYLQVSKNRFDGDVGVFPLEFSKASLTFSTPIKGKTRLKKVKDDSGAPPKQAPAGGSGASKKQ, encoded by the exons ATGATGGGGGTGcccccctccagagccccccTGCGCCTGCTTTCTGTGCTCGCCGGCTGGGCGAGTGGCCGGGGAGCCCCGCGGAGCCTGGGGGCCCTCGCTGGCCCCCCCCAGCGGCACTACAAGAAGGAGACACTCCCTGCCTCCGAGGGCCCCATCCCGCCCGTGACCATCACCGAGATCCGCCAGTACCTGCGAGCCCAGGGCATCTCCTTCCACGACGGCTACAGCTGCCTGCATGTGCCCAGCCTCTTCGTGGAGGGGccgggagagcagcagcagccccccactGGCAGCGCCCGCTACAGCCTCTTCATCGACAAGACCACGGGCAGCTTCGTGTGCACGGCCACCCTGGCCGAGGGCACTTGGCAGGACTTCCAGGCTAGCGTGGAGCTGAAGCACAAAGGAGTCCCTCATGCTGGCCTGGAGCAGCTTGACTGGGTGGACCAGACTGGGGAGGATGCCCGCCATATCTGGGACCGGGCCCTGCCgctctgggagctgctggatgagGAGGAGACTCGGACGGCCAAGGCCATGTTCGGCATCTCCAAGGTGTCGGACGCCACCCTAAAACGCTTCGGGGTGCGCTACCTGAGGGCTGCTCGCACCCTAGTCTTCCCCTGGTTCAGCCCCCGTGGCACCGGCCTGAAGGGCCTGAAGCTGCTGGGGGCCGAGTGCCAGGGGGACACGGTACGTTACGTGGAGAACACTCTGCCGCGGCCGAGTGCCTATCACAACCTCTTCGGGCTGCCCCTGATCGGCCGCAGAGACACAGAGGTGGTGCTGACAGGCCGGGAGCTGGACACCCTGGCACTGTACCAGGCTACTGGCTTGCCCAGCTTGTCCTTACCCCGGGGGGCTACCTGCCTGCCTCCAGCCCTGCTTCCCTACCTAGAGCAGTTCAAGCGCATCACCCTGTGGCTGGGCGAAGACTTCCGCTCCTGGGAGGCTGCCAAGCTCTTCGCCCGCAAACTGAACCCCAAGCGCTGCTCCCTGGTGCGACCCGGTGACCAGCAGCCCCGGCCCCTGGAGGCTTTCACCCGCGGCATGAACCTCTCCAAGATCCTCCGTTCCGCCCTGCCTGCCGGTCACAAGTCAATCATCTCCTTCCGCCAGCTGCGGGACGAGGTCTTTGGGGAGCTGTCCAACGTGGAGCAGGTGGCCGGGGTCAGGTGGGCCCGCTTCCCTGAGCTGAACAAACTCCTCAAAGGCCACCGCAAAGGGGAGCTCACCATCTTCACAG GCCCGACGGGCAGTGGGAAAACTACCTTTATCAGCGAGTATGCCCTGGACCTCTGCATGCAGGGGGTGAACACCCTGTGGGGAAGTTTTGAGATTAACAACGTGCGCCTGGCCAAGATCATGCTGACCCAGTTTGCGGTCAGGCGGCTGGAGGAGCAACTGGACCAGTTCGACGAGTGGGCAGACAAGTTTGAGGACCTGCCACTCTACTTCATGACCTTCCATGGGCACCAAAGCATCAA GCTTGCGGTCCAAGACTACATCGTGGGTGCCTTCCGGAAGTTTGCCACGGACAACAGTTGTCACGTGAGCCTGGTCATCCACCCTCGGAAGGAGGACGAAGAGCGAGAGCTTCAGACGGCCTCTATATTTGGGTCTGCGAAG GCCAGCCAGGAGGCCGATAACGTGCTGATCCTCCAGGACAGGAAGCTGGTGACGGGGCCAGGGAAGCGATACCTACAGGTGTCAAAGAACCGCTTTGATGGGGACGTGGGGGTCTTCCCCCTGGAGTTCAGCAAAGCGTCCCTCACCTTCTCCACCCCTATCAAGGGGAAGACCCGGCTGAAGAAGGTGAAAGATGACAGTGGAGCGCCGCCCAAGCAGGCTCCGGCTGGAGGCAGCGGGGCCTCTAAGAAGCAGTGA